GTTCCTCTTCCACTTCTGGAGCTGGAATCCAGAGGGCGATCGCTTCCCCGAAGAATAACCCTAAAATCGCAAAGCCTGCACCCATGACTAAAATTGTCAACTCGGCACTATCCCATAAGGCTATCTGGGGGAAAAATAGGGTAATTATCAATATCATCATCGCTGATAAGCTGCCAATTCCCAAAGATAACTGTACGGACAGTTTCGAGAATGCATAAACTTGAAAATGGGTTAATAAGTAGGCAATAAACGGAATCCAAATTGCCGAAACATATGCCGCATAAAACGACGCAATCAATGTGACAATTTCGCCCCCTTTTAGAGCAATGGTTAACGCCAAACTGGCATTGAAGAGGGCAATTAGCCACCGACTCAGGGGAGAAACGGGAAACCAACCTAAATCTAAAATAGTTTTGGTTTGAATCCGCAGAATACTACTCCCGATTCCTAACGCTGGAACAACCAAAGAGAGAAGGAATAAAAAGCCTAAAAGATGATCTTTGCCACCGCCTATGGTCACTAAAATATAGGGAATCACTTCTTTACCAGTGACTTCCATCGGTAAAAGGTCACTTCTTTGGGCGGCTAAAACTAAGGCTGTGGGTAAAAAAGCCAAAACCATAAATCCCAACGCGGCTAATAAACTCCCTCCATATAACGTGGGAATTGTTTTGGCTTGCACAATATACTGTTGATATTTCATATCAATCATGACCAAGCTGACTGTGGAGAGAGAAACGCCTACCACTTGTCCCCAACCGACTTGAGTTAAGGAGGGAAGAAATTGACTGGGAATTGCTGCATATTCGGGTAATCCGTGCAAGGTCAACAAAGCATAAATTAACGAGCCAATATTGAAAACTAATAGGGCTTTAAAAACGACTCCGGCTTTCTCGATGGGAAGTAAGGAAATTAAGAGAAAAATAAACGCTAAACCTACCATACTGGGCAAGATGGGCAGGGATAAAACTTTGAGGATAAATGCACCGGCAATAATTTGGACGGCATCGATGCCAATTAAGGATAACCAAGACATCAGAGCAATCAAGGTTTTGACGAAAGAACCGTAGCGATCGCCTAAAACAGTCCAAATCTGATCGACTTGTTGCCAATAGAACTGAGCCAAACCTAACAGTGCGAAGGTTCCCAGGGCAATACACAAGGGATATAAACTCCCTGCTGCTCCCAAAGTGAGGGCTTTTTCCGCCGTTCCCAGGACAAAACCCAAACCATAATGAGCGGAAATCAGTAGAGCAGCCAGAGAAAAAAGACCAAGATGGCGATCGCTAGATGAATTCACAATCAATATCCATTAACAGCATCTGAGAATGATTGTAAACTCCGATCGCCAATTCCCTATTACCAGCGCCCAGTTCTAGTAGAAATTCTCAAATCCGATCGCAAGCGTAAATCGAGATCCGTATTGGGATCGATCACAAACACATCACTTTTTCCACCGCCCAAAAACACCCCAGTTAGCGCTCCTAAACCCGCACCCCCTAAGATTTCTTCCGTGGCGAGCGCGCGATCGCCGGTTATCCCAGCTAAAATAGTTGCTGCCCCCGCGCCGATAGCTGCACCTCGGAGAACTGAAGTAGCTCGCGATCTGCCAATTTGCTCGGTTTCTGTAAACCGTCGTGAAACCGCATCCAATGGCAAACGAGAACCATTTACCAAAATCAACTCCTCAGCCACAAACCGAGTCCCTACCGTATTGCCAGCGATCGGTTGTAAGGCTCCCCTCACCTGAGATCCCTTGGGAATCAACAACTGTCCTTGACGAGAGGTAATATTATCGGGAATTGTCAACACTAACTCAAATGTTTCATCAGGAGCAATGACTACTGTTTCTGCGCGATCGTAAACCATCGGCAGAATAACCCCCTCTGGAATCACCACATCATTGGCATCCGGGAACAATTGGCTCACCAGAGGACTGGTTTGGGCGATAACGGGAAGCACTCCTACGGACAAATTCACCGTTAATAAACTGACCAAACTTAGACCCAAGCCTACTTGAGAGTGTAGTGATTTTTCTCTAAAACCGATCATATTCCCATCATCCTTTACTTAACAGCATCACCTCCATGACTGAACACGCTTTCCTCAAGTTCCGGGATTGGGGTTAATGGAAAGTTAAAACTTTCAGATTATGGAATAATTTGGATTAGTCCGGTATTGAATGCCCGATCATAAGTAATGATAGGAATATTTTCCAATTCCCCTTGAGCCATAATGATACGATCGAAAGGGTCACGATGCTTGATAGGTAAGTTGCCTGCTCTTAGGGCATGGGCTGACGTAATATGCAATTCCAGGAATTGGGCTTCTGCAAGCAGTTGGGCATATTGTGCAATGATCGGTTTAGCCTCTGGAAGTTTACCGAGCCGATATTTAGTAGCAATTTCCCAAGCTGAAGCGCTACTAACCCAGATATCATAGTTGGGATGACCAATTAAATTTCTACAGAAGCTATCGAGTCTCTGGTCATCGAAAAACCACCACAATAAGACATGGGTATCTAGGAGATAGCTTATTCCCATTCTTGCAGTTCCTCTTCTGGCAAAGGGTCAAAAAAACTGTCACTTAGTTTCCCAGGTAATAATCCAGGGGTGCGAGTTTTTTTTGTTTCTTCAGTTAAGCTGAGACGAAAGGAGTGGATTAGCTCATAAATTTGAGCGAGTTGGTCATCGGGAATCTCTTGGAGTTCTTCAATAATTTTTTGTAGGAGCATTAGTCTATTGACCTAAGTTCAAAATAGGTTTAGCCCCATTCTATCATTTTTGTTTTAGGGCGCTGTTGATTGATTAGTATCGTGGACTGTCTCAGTTAATTTGATGCATTAGAAAAAGATGCGGGAGGGAGAGGATCACCCATACGGTTTCCTTCATTGTAGCTACTTTAGCACTAAAATATTCAGAGCGCTGAATCGCTACAATGAATTCCACTTAATGCCCTATTTTAACTGAGACAGTCCACTACTGAATCTCTTTTCTCTCTCTCTTAATACAAAGACGAAACTAATTTTTTCCGATACTCTTGAGTCAAAGGATGAGTGTTTCCCAAATACTCAAATAATGCTAACATCCCCTTGCGGCCAGCATCCTGCTCATAGGAGCGGTGTTGCTCGACAAAATAGAGTAAGCCTTCGAGCGCTCCTTGATAATCGAGATCTAACACTCGACCACAAGTGTCTACATATTTGCGATCTAACTCTGTTTCTACTGACAAACTCACTTGGCGTTGGAAATATAATAATCCCTTCATCGACTGGGCTTTGGAAAATAATTCCAGATTCTCTTTACCTACAGTCATCAGCATTTTTTCTGCCTCTTCAAATTGACCCAAATGGGTGAGAAATTCAGCCGCTACTAACACCACTCTTGGATCTTGAGGATAAGTCTCAAACAACCGATCTAAAACGGATTTGACTTGGGGATACTGTTTTTCAGCGATTAACTCTCTAATGCTTTCCAAATCTCGTTCTAAGGAAGATTGCAGATTAAATTTAGACAACATTTCTCGGATTTGCGCCTCCGGTAAGGCTCCGACAAAACCGGGAATCACATCTCCCTGATGCACCATGCGAATATCAGGGACTCCTTCCACGTGGTAGCGGTTAGCTAACTCTGGATTTTGATCGATATCAACCTTGGCTAAAATAATCCCATATTCAACGGCCAGCTTCTCTAAAATGGGCTTAATCATTTGACAAGGACCGCACCACGTCGCGAAAAAATCGAGTAATACAGGGTGTTGATAGGAAGCCTCTAAGACTTCTGGGGTAAAGTTATCTGTGTCAATCACCATAGCGTGTTCCATATTTTTGTTCTCCTGGGTAATCGGTTATCGTCTCAGGTGCTGGTTCTCGATCTATAGATCATATAGATCATTAAGTGTCCTGAATCCCGATTTTTAAGAGAGACTTTATACGGGAGGCGATCGCCATACCCCAGAATCTGTACTTGAGCTAGACATGCCCTAGAGCGCTAACCGTTCTTTCGTTTTTAACGTTCCCCGTATTTACCGTCGAAGCAGGCTCAAAGAGCATAACGTGAACTTCTGCTGCGGCAACCGGCTTATGCTCAACGCCTCTGGGAACAATGACAAATTCCCCTGGGTTTACAACAACCTGGCGATCGCGAAACATCATGGTGAACTGTCCCTTGACGACAAAGAACAGCTCATCTTCATTGTCGTGA
This is a stretch of genomic DNA from Roseofilum reptotaenium CS-1145. It encodes these proteins:
- a CDS encoding type II toxin-antitoxin system VapC family toxin, with amino-acid sequence MGISYLLDTHVLLWWFFDDQRLDSFCRNLIGHPNYDIWVSSASAWEIATKYRLGKLPEAKPIIAQYAQLLAEAQFLELHITSAHALRAGNLPIKHRDPFDRIIMAQGELENIPIITYDRAFNTGLIQIIP
- a CDS encoding tetratricopeptide repeat protein, which translates into the protein MEHAMVIDTDNFTPEVLEASYQHPVLLDFFATWCGPCQMIKPILEKLAVEYGIILAKVDIDQNPELANRYHVEGVPDIRMVHQGDVIPGFVGALPEAQIREMLSKFNLQSSLERDLESIRELIAEKQYPQVKSVLDRLFETYPQDPRVVLVAAEFLTHLGQFEEAEKMLMTVGKENLELFSKAQSMKGLLYFQRQVSLSVETELDRKYVDTCGRVLDLDYQGALEGLLYFVEQHRSYEQDAGRKGMLALFEYLGNTHPLTQEYRKKLVSSLY
- a CDS encoding cupin domain-containing protein; the encoded protein is MDSTVINLTEKFEQFSDYWNPKIVGELNGQQVKLVKFQGEFVWHHHDNEDELFFVVKGQFTMMFRDRQVVVNPGEFVIVPRGVEHKPVAAAEVHVMLFEPASTVNTGNVKNERTVSALGHV